The following proteins come from a genomic window of Metarhizium brunneum chromosome 2, complete sequence:
- the EIF2A gene encoding Eukaryotic translation initiation factor 2A, which produces MASPLQFAYRTQKAIGVFDAAPAYEPLAGFTKPEGNLRCSAYSPCGRFFGWASPETVTVVDASAGNVVLVLPIINVYELGFSPLGTFVITWERPAKDEAGDATKNLKIWRTVEDGVAGADKQPIGRFVQKQQGGWNLQYTADEKYCARLVTNEVQFYQSHDLVTVWNKLRVEGAANFALAPGSQNHAVAVFVPERKGQPAVVKVYNVPLFQNPISQKTFFKGDKVQFKWNKRGSSLLVLAQTDVDRSGKSYYGETTLYLLSTNGAFDARVTLDKEGPIHDVSWSPNSREFGVVYGYMPAKATIFNDRAVAKYSFPLGPRNTITFSPNARFVLVAGFGNLAGQIDVYDLEKDYRKVCTIESGNPSVCEWSPDSRYIMTATTSPRLRVDNGVKLWHVGGSIMYSEDMVELYNVLWRPSAPENVAGGDPLNPVPSPHASAAAYLGTVKTPSKPAGAYRPPGARGLATPLHFKREDEGGAAHFVSNGTQNVGPNGFGRPRRGVPGAEPAEPSQAAARVVPGAEPVGEDGAKKNKKKRGKKNNQEGRPEAEPNGGASLAPYDNRAPGSGRSPERRGPANGNGRDHRSRSRNNGGSRSRSNTQHGQRLNLGQQNNYYAQQQGGAAVAGAAADAGQSANAKKIRSLQKKIRAIEDLEMRLAGGEKLEDTQVKKINTKSAVLRELEGLEKEA; this is translated from the exons ATGGCATCTCCCTTGCAGTTCGCATATCGGACCCAGAAGGCCATTGGTGTCTTCGACGCCGCTCCGGCCTACGAGCCTCTCGCTGGGTTCACCAAGCCCGAAGGAAATCTGCGGTGCAGCGCATACTCGCCCTGCGGCCGTTTCTTTGGCTGGGCCTCTCCTGAAACCGTCACTGTTGTCGATGCCTCGGCTGGTAACGTCGTTCTCGTCttgcccatcatcaacgttTACGAGCTTGGTTTCTCCCCTCTAGGTACCTTTGTCATTACCTGGGAGCGGCCAGCCAAGGATGAGGCCGGTGACGCCACCAAGAACCTCAAGATCTGGCGGACAgtcgaggacggcgtcgccGGAGCTGACAAGCAACCCATTGGACGCTTTGTTCAGAAGCAGCAGGGTGGCTGGAACCTCCAGTACACGGCCGACGAGAAGTACTGTGCTCGGCTGGTCACGAATGAGGTCCAATTCTACCAGAGCCACGACCTCGTCACCGTCTGGAACAAGCTGAGGGTCGAAGGGGCCGCTAATTTCGCCCTTGCGCCGGGAAGCCAGAACCacgccgtggccgtctttgTCCCCGAGAGAAAG GGCCAACCCGCCGTCGTCAAGGTGTACAACGTCCCGCTCTTCCAGAACCCCATCTCGCAAAAGACCTTCTTCAAGGGCGACAAAGTCCAGTTCAAGTGGAATAAGCGTGGCTCCTCTCTGCTTGTCCTGGCTCAGACGGATGTCGATAGATCTGGCAAGAGCTACTATGGGGAGACTACTTTGTATCTGCTCAGCACCAACGGCGCCTTTGATGCTCGCGTGACCCTCGACAAAGAAGGCCCGATTCACGATGTGTCTTGGTCGCCAAATTCCCGTGAGTTTGGTGTCGTCTATGGCTACATGCCAGCCAAGGCTACCATCTTCAATGACCGAGCCGTCGCCAAGTACTCATTCCCTCTCGGCCCACGCAACACCATCACGTTTTCCCCGAATGCTCGCTTTGTCCTCGTTGCTGGCTTTGGCAACCTGGCCGGTCAGATCGACGTGTATGATCTGGAAAAGGACTATCGCAAGGTCTGCACTATTGAAAGCGGCAACCCCAGCGTGTGCGAGTGGAGCCCAGACAGTCGCTACATCATGACGGCCACAACATCCCCGCGTCTTCGTGTCGACAATGGCGTAAAGCTTTGGCACGTGGGCGGCAGCATCATGTATAGCGAAGATATGGTCGAGTTGTACAACGTTTTGTGGCGACCTTCGGCTCCTGAGAATGTGGCCGGTGGTGATCCGCTCAACCCTGTGCCCTCCCCCCATgcctctgctgctgcttacCTTGGTACTGTGAAGACGCCCAGCAAACCTGCCGGGGCTTACAGGCCCCCCGGCGCCAGAGGTCTGGCCACGCCTCTTCACTTCAAGCGCGAAGACGAGGGCGGTGCAGCCCACTTTGTGAGCAACGGAACGCAGAACGTTGGTCCCAACGGCTTCggtcgtcctcgccgtggAGTCCCCGGTGCTGAGCCAGCCGAACCGTCGCAAGCCGCGGCGAGGGTTGTGCCTGGAGCCGAGCCAGTAGGTGAAGATGGCGCcaagaagaataagaagaagcGTGGCAAGAAGAATAACCAAGAAGGCCGGCCCGAGGCGGAGCCCAATGGCGGCGCTAGTCTTGCCCCCTACGACAATCGTGCCCCTGGCTCTGGTAGAAGCCCTGAAAGACGTGGCCCTGCTAATGGCAATGGTCGAGATCACAGAAGCCGATCCCGAAACAACGGAGGTAGCCGCAGTCGCAGCAATAcccagcatggccagcgTTTGAACCTTGGCCAGCAGAACAATTATTATGCGCAGCAGCAAGGCGGCGCAGCTGTTGCtggcgccgcggccgacGCCGGCCAAAGtgccaacgccaagaagATCCGCAGCCTTCAGAAGAAGATTCGTGCGATTGAGGATTTAGAAATGCGACTTGCTGGCGGAGAGAAGCTTGAAGACACACAAGTCAAGAAGATCAACACCAAGTCGGCTGTGTTGAGAGAGCTCGAAGGCTTAGAAAAGGAGGCTTAA
- the RBA50 gene encoding RNA polymerase II-associated protein RBA50, whose amino-acid sequence MDPTLLIGDIVERDSKEKRPVRFPAVPSSSTGFPSHKRRWNNSAFKQQRAGNLDQKAPAFEENENVDIQGTGKQNDNPSQGFDRAERQRIDRENRQKLAAMTPQEIAQAQEDIMTGLNPGLVQRLLQRATIDEPTGPSPFDLPDDVTKTTGQAEIPLSNPPSIEISDSEKPQNVQPLEERHQPASGPHGREPAGLPSKKIADDYDEDKAPSQIPADLFPIKELPKTTHFPVPPSLPDLDPSDPNFLATLHEKYFPELPADPSKLAWMAPLPSEDSTADKDSTYYPHPEISVSALRFDFRGRFLSPRVSRSIASTKGLHHHGEAPEAAGYTIAELARLARSAVPAQRCLAYQTLGRILYRLGNGEWGKTDNDPIAMGIWAAAKKGRVLDSLMEAAAGEGGHRGSRAYATEALWLFERGGWKEKYQGR is encoded by the coding sequence ATGGACCCGACTCTCCTCATAGGAGATATTGTAGAGAGAGAttcgaaggagaaaaggcCCGTTCGTTTTCCCGCAGTGCCGTCATCGTCTACCGGCTTCCCCTCACACAAGAGGCGCTGGAACAATTCTGCCTTCAAACAGCAACGAGCTGGGAATCTCGACCAGAAAGCCCCTGCATTCGAAGAGAATGAGAACGTTGACATACAAGGAACTGGAAAGCAAAATGATAATCCGTCGCAAGGCTTTGACCGGGCGGAGAGACAGCGTATCGACCGAGAAAACAGACAGAAAttggcggccatgacacCGCAAGAAATCGCACAAGCACAGGAAGATATCATGACGGGGTTGAATCCTGGGCTTGTTCAGCGCTTACTGCAGCGCGCAACTATAGATGAACCAACTGGGCCTTCACCGTTTGATCTGCCGGATGACGTGACCAAGACCACAGGGCAAGCCGAGATCCCCTTGAGCAATCCTCCTTCGATCGAGATATCGGATTCCGAAAAGCCGCAGAATGTGCAGCCTTTGGAAGAGAGACATCAACCTGCGTCCGGCCCACATGGCAGAGAACCTGCAGGACTACCGTCGAAAAAGATTGCAGATGATTACGACGAAGATAAAGCCCCCTCTCAAATTCCAGCAGATTTATTCCCCATTAAAGAGCTGCCGAAGACAACGCACTTCCCTGTGCCGCCTAGCCTTCCAGATCTTGATCCTTCCGACCCCAACTTCCTGGCGACTCTCCATGAAAAATACTTCCCGGAACTCCCTGCGGACCCGAGTAAGCTTGCTTGGATGGCACCCCTACCCAGCGAAGATAGCACTGCGGACAAGGACTCAACGTATTATCCACACCCTGAAATTTCCGTATCAGCTCTGCGATTCGATTTCCGTGGTCGTTTTCTATCTCCAAGAGTGAGCCGCTCTATTGCTTCAACCAAAGGCCTGCACCACCACGGAGAGGCGCCCGAGGCTGCTGGGTATACCATTGCCGAGCTAGCACGCTTGGCTAGAAGTGCCGTACCTGCCCAGCGATGCTTGGCCTATCAAACCTTGGGAAGGATTCTATATCGCCTGGGCAACGGAGAATGGGGGAAAACCGACAACGACCCCATTGCCATGGGAATATGGGCAGCGGCGAAGAAGGGTAGAGTACTGGACAGTTTAATGGAGGCCGCTGCTGGTGAAGGTGGCCACCGAGGTAGCAGGGCATATGCCACTGAAGCCTTGTGGCTGTTTGAGAGAGGAGGCTGGAAAGAGAAGTATCAGGGGCGTTGA
- the mdrA_2 gene encoding Major facilitator superfamily multidrug transporter mdrA yields MAPDPEKAPAATSAGDGNQLDTIPSSTSRSWSDAESPRLEPIKPSYTNRSRPSNASQRLDATDPYENLDHCITPDVETEAERMAREPITYTRTGTSIGSTASRPPEYEVYFEENDPENPRNWPLWYRCWCIFCVSFATWVATMYSTSYTSSTPGLIQEFGSTTTIVTLGMTTYLLGLAAGSLVVAPLSELYGRQIIYIVCLCLWAVLIIPCGLANSLTTIIVVRFIGAFFGAVMISNAPGSVVDVSNPDYLARSMSLFGVAPLNGPVTGPIIGGFVFQYLGWRWANWIVLIMAGLAIALMCTVKETYAPKVLQRKAARMRRQMDDPRYWCQYDQRVSTLHLLKVNLSRPFVLFATEPILWFMNFWISIIYGILYLCFVAYPIVFSQHRGWGPGISGLAFCGIGIGTLTAIAAEPLFRHIINLQARDPETGKPYPEAQASIMAIGAVSTAVGQLGFSWTCLPASIHWAAPIAFGIPFGCGNTISFIYGSNYLAGAYGIYAASALAGNAVIRSVIGGTLPLAGPQMYRVLSAQWAGTLLGLLEVAIIPIPFVFWRYGGKIRAKSRVIRQLREDQAKLDEKRARGVARMERRAARMLADRDAAEKNVARVNESNTGQSD; encoded by the exons ATGGCTCCCGATCCCGAAAAGGCACCGGCAGCAACGTCCGCGGGTGACGGAAACCAGCTCGATACCATCCCGTCGTCCACCTCCCGCTCCTGGTCTGACGCCGAGTCGCCTCGGCTCGAGCCCATCAAACCCTCGTACACCAACCGCAGCCGGCCGTCGAATGCTTCTCAACGGCTGGATGCCACTGACCCGTATGAGAACCTCGACCACTGCATCACGCCCGATGTCGAGACGGAAGCCGAGCGTATGGCCCGCGAGCCCATCACCTACACCAGGACCGGCACCAGCATCGGCAGCACCGCATCCCGTCCGCCAGAGTACGAGGTGTACTTTGAGGAAAACGACCCCGAGAACCCCAGGAACTGGCCCCTGTGGTACAGATGCTGGTGCATCTTTTGTGTGTCGTTTGCCACCTGGGTTGCCACCATGTACAGCACCAGCTATACCTCATCCACGCCCGGCTTGATCCAAGAGTTTGGCTCAACAACCACCATTGTCACGCTTGGCATGACCACGtacctcctcggcctcgctgccGGCAGCCTGGTTGTTGCTCCCTTGAGTGAGCTGTACGGCCGCCAAATCATCTACATTGTGTGTCTTTGCCTGTGGGCCGTCTTGATTATCCCTTGCGGTCTGGCGAACTCCTTGACCACCATTATCGTGGTGCGTTTCATCGG GGCAttctttggcgccgtcaTGATTTCCAACGCGCCGGGCAGTGTCGTCGATGTCTCAAACCCAGACTATCTCGCCAGGAGCATGTCTCTCTTCGGAGTGGCACCGCTCAACGGCCCCGTTACGGGCCCCATCATCGGCGGCTTCGTGTTTCAATACCTCGGATGGCGCTGGGCCAACTGGATTGTgctcatcatggccggcCTCGCCATTGCCCTCATGTGCACCGTCAAGGAGACGTATGCGCCAAAGGTTCTACAGCGCAAGGCCGCCAGGATGCGCAGGCAAATGGACGACCCCCGGTACTGGTGCCAGTACGACCAACGGGTGTCGACTCTGCACCTGCTCAAGGTAAACCTGAGCCGGCCATTCGTCCTGTTTGCGACCGAGCCCATCCTGTGGTTCATGAATTTCTG GATCTCCATCATTTACGGAATTCTCTACCTCTGCTTCGTTGCCTACCCCATCGTCTTCTCACAGCACAGGGGATGGGGTCCTGGCATATCCGGCCTGGCATTCTGCGGAATCGGAATCGGCACTCTGACCGCCATCGCTGCCGAGCCCTTGTTTCGACACATCATCAACTTGCAGGCGCGAGACCCAGAGACGGGCAAGCCGTACCCCGAGGCGCAggcttccatcatggccattggcgctGTCTCCACGGCcgtcggccagcttggcttTTCGTGGACTTGCCTGCCCGCGTCCATCCACTGGGCCGCGCCCATAGCCTTTGGCATCCCCTTTGGATGCGGCAACACAATCAGCTTCATCTACGGATCCAACTACCTCGCCGGGGCCTACGGCATCTACGCCGCAAGCGCTCTGGCCGgcaacgccgtcatcagGAGCGTAATCGGCGGCACGCTGCCCCTTGCTGGCCCGCAAATGTACCGCGTGCTCAGTGCGCAGTGGGCGGGCACTCTGCTTGGTCTGCTCGAGGTCGCCATCATCCCTATCCCCTTTGTGTTCTGGAGATATGGTGGCAAAATTCGCGCAAAGAGCAGAGTCATTCGCCAGCTGCGAGAGGACCAGGCGAAGCTGGACGAGAAGAGGGCCAGGGGCGTGGCCAGGATGGAGAGAAGGGCGGCCAGGATGCTGGCTGACagagatgccgccgagaaaAACGTCGCCAGAGTGAACGAGTCCAATACGGGTCAGAGCGACTGA